One genomic segment of Flagellimonas marinaquae includes these proteins:
- the hisB gene encoding bifunctional histidinol-phosphatase/imidazoleglycerol-phosphate dehydratase HisB codes for MAKKVLFIDRDGTIIKETVDEQIDAFEKMIFYPKAFTYLGKIAKELDYELVMITNQDGLGTDIFPEDTFWPVHNFIMKSFENEGVVFDAVYIDKTFPKDNADTRKPGTGMLTSYFSEEYDLENSFVIGDRLTDVELAKNLGAKGIFINDNTHLGTGEITVKREELDDFIALESNDWEKIYEFLKLENRIAEISRKTNETDIQIKINLDGTGKSNINTGLAFFDHMLDQLARHGQMDLNIKVDGDLEVDEHHTIEDTAIALGELFSKALGNKLGIERYGFALPMDDCLAQVAIDFGGRNWLVWDTEFKREKVGDMPTEMFMHFFKSFTDGAKANLNIKAEGTNEHHKIEAIFKAFAKSIKMAVKRDAEKMVLPSTKGML; via the coding sequence ATGGCCAAAAAAGTACTATTTATTGATCGTGATGGAACGATCATCAAAGAAACTGTCGATGAGCAGATAGATGCCTTTGAAAAAATGATTTTCTATCCCAAGGCATTTACGTATTTAGGAAAAATTGCAAAGGAATTGGACTATGAATTGGTGATGATCACCAACCAAGATGGTTTGGGAACCGATATTTTTCCCGAGGATACCTTTTGGCCCGTTCATAATTTTATCATGAAATCTTTTGAAAATGAAGGTGTGGTTTTCGATGCGGTTTACATCGATAAAACCTTTCCAAAGGACAATGCCGACACTCGTAAACCCGGCACCGGCATGTTGACTTCCTATTTTTCCGAGGAATATGATTTGGAAAATTCATTTGTGATCGGTGACCGTTTGACAGATGTGGAGTTGGCCAAGAATCTTGGAGCGAAAGGCATCTTCATCAATGACAATACCCATTTAGGAACAGGAGAAATCACAGTAAAACGTGAAGAATTGGATGACTTCATCGCTCTGGAAAGTAATGATTGGGAGAAAATCTACGAGTTCTTGAAATTGGAAAATCGTATTGCTGAAATCTCACGTAAAACCAATGAGACTGATATTCAAATCAAAATAAACCTCGACGGAACTGGAAAAAGCAATATCAACACGGGATTGGCATTTTTTGACCATATGTTGGACCAATTGGCCAGACATGGACAAATGGATTTAAATATTAAAGTAGATGGTGATTTAGAGGTAGATGAACACCACACCATTGAAGACACAGCAATTGCATTGGGAGAGCTGTTTTCCAAAGCTTTGGGCAATAAATTGGGTATTGAACGCTATGGTTTTGCATTGCCCATGGATGATTGCTTGGCACAAGTGGCCATCGATTTTGGTGGTCGAAATTGGTTGGTTTGGGATACTGAGTTCAAGCGAGAGAAAGTAGGAGATATGCCAACCGAAATGTTCATGCACTTTTTTAAATCGTTCACTGATGGAGCCAAGGCGAACTTGAACATTAAAGCCGAAGGTACCAACGAACACCATAAAATTGAAGCTATATTCAAGGCCTTTGCCAAATCCATTAAAATGGCGGTAAAACGAGATGCTGAAAAAATGGTGTTGCCGTCTACTAAAGGAATGCTGTAA
- a CDS encoding four helix bundle protein has protein sequence MRKDLKDRTKAFAISTWNLCSNIPKSREFNAYVNQLIRCSSSVGANYRASQRAKSRADFINKLKIVEEEIDESMYFLELLMEISENNLSEMKSLHTEATEILAIVVSSIKTARENGK, from the coding sequence ATGAGAAAGGATTTGAAGGATAGAACAAAAGCATTTGCTATTAGTACTTGGAACTTATGTTCAAATATTCCAAAATCTAGAGAGTTTAATGCCTATGTCAATCAATTAATCAGATGTTCGAGTTCTGTTGGAGCAAATTACAGAGCCTCACAACGAGCAAAATCTCGTGCCGATTTCATCAACAAACTCAAAATAGTTGAGGAAGAAATAGATGAAAGCATGTACTTTTTAGAACTTCTAATGGAAATAAGCGAAAATAACCTCTCAGAAATGAAATCATTGCACACCGAAGCAACTGAAATTTTAGCCATTGTTGTTTCATCTATTAAAACCGCACGAGAAAATGGGAAATAA